Sequence from the Lysobacter capsici genome:
GCGCGATGGCGCCATCATATCCGGGCCGGCGCCGCCGCTGGAGACCATTTCTCTGACAATCCAGTCGTCGAGCCAGATCTGGGCGTCGCTGAGGGTCAATTCCTGGCGCATTTTGACCCCCGACGACGACATCACCGCGTAGGCGTAGATGTCGTTGGGATCAAAGGACGCCTCGTCGGTCAGGGCCACGATCTGGTAGCGGCCCTTGGTCAGTACGTGGTGCTGGTACTCGTTCATTGCAGCCTCCTGGGCCGCGCGCCCGGGTGCGGGTGCGCGCGGCGGGTGTCAGTCCTTGTCCTTGAACAGGCTGCGCGCCGGCGCGGATTGCTCGCGTTCGTTGCGCTCGCCCTGCTGTTGCGCCTGGGTCCCGCCCTGGCGCTGTTCGTGTTCGCGCTGGCGCTCGAGCAGGTCCTGCTCGCGATTGAGCTGGGCGAACTGTTCGCTGCTGCGCTGCATCGACTGGCTCGCCGCCTGATGGGCGTCGACGTAACTCATGCGCCGGCTCGGCGAATCGGGGTCGCCCTCGACCGCGAACGCGCGCGCGCCGTCCTTGCTGAATACGACATGGTCGACGCCGTGATGGCCTCGCGCGGCTTCCAGCGCCAGCGCGGCGGCGAGATTGTCGCGTTCGCCGCTGCTGTACTGACGCGCCATCTCCTGCTTGTCCAGGCACACGCGCGTGGTCGAAAACAGATCGTGCTGCGGATGGCTCGGGCTGCTGAGCAGGTTGCGCTGCTCGCCGCGGCGCATGTCGTCCAGGGTCTGGCTGCTGGCCCCGGTGCCGATGCCCAGATGTTGATCGGGTGGATTGGCGTTCATCGCTGCGACCCTCCGCTGGTTTCGTGGGCGACGCCGGCCGCGTGTCCGCCACGCCTGCCGATCCCGTCGACCTGTATATATCCGATTGCCCGTCGGCGCATTACCGCTGGTCCCACCGCGCGTGCCGCCCCACGTCGGCGCGACGCGCGCCCGGCGCCGCCGAAGCGACGACAAAGCGGCAGCGGCAGGCTCGATCTCCCTAGCGATCGAGCCTGCCGTGCCCACCCCGCCCTTGCGGGAGGAGCAGCGACATCCCTGTCCAGGACTCCACAGCGACTGCAAAGCCGTCCATGGCCTGCGAAGCCCTCAAGCCGAACCGGACGACCGCCTCCACCGATGGTTGCGGGCGCCGGCTCGGACCAGCTGTCGAAGCGGCGGCGCCCCACGCGCCACCGCCCCTTGAATTAGTGCCGCGACGCATCCGTGCGCCGCTTTCCTTGCCGTCCGGTCCGATCTCGCGATCGAGCCGGTTCCTGCAACACCGATCAGGCTCGCCAGCCGCGGCCTCCGTCGCCGCGCCGTTCGATCCCGCTGTCGATCAAGCAACGACGCATGCCGCGTCGCCGCCTGTTGAATGGGTGCCGCGACGCATCCGTGCGCCGCTTTCCTTGCCGTCCGGTCCGATCTCGCGATCAAGCCGGTTCCTGCAACGCCGATCAGGTTCGTAGGCCGCGGCATCCGTCGCCGCGCCGTTCGATCCTGCTGTCGATCAAGCAACGGCGCATGCCGCGTCGCTGCCTGTTGAATGGGTGCCGCGACGCATCCGTGCGCCGCTTTCCTTGCCGTCCGGTCCGATCCTGCGATCGGGCCGGTTCCAAACCGAACTTGCTGCGTACATCCACATCGGGCGTCACGGTGAAGCGGATCGCGCCGAGGCCTCCAGAATCTGTCGCCGCGACGCATCCGTGCGCCGCTCTCCCTGCCGTCCGACCCGATCCTGCGATCGCGCCGGTTCCAAACTCAGACCGAAGCCGTCAAATCAAACTCATCTTCGGCGACGCCTGCTGCTGCGCCTGCTGTTGTTCCTGCTGCTGTTGCTGCGCCTGCGCCAGCTTCGGCGCGTCCTGCTGCAATTTCTGCGAGGACTGCTCGATCGACTGGCTCATCGCCTGATCCTTGTCGGCGAACACGCGCTGGTGCGCCGGATCGTTGAGCCCGCCCTGGACCGCGAACAGGCCGCTGCCGTTGACGCTCGGCACGACGTGATCGATGCGGTTCATGCCGCTCATGCGCGCTTCGTAGGTCAAGGTGCCGGCGGCGCGCTCGAGCTGCGCGTGATCGCGGAACCCGGCCCGCGGCCCGAGCTTCTCCAGGCCGTCGACCGCCTGCTTGTACATAGCGTGGTCGGGATGGCTGGGGCTCGACAGCAGCTTGCCCTGATCGTCCTGGCGCGGGGTCGCGTGCTTCATCGCGTCCAGGGTCTTCGGACCGGCCACGCCGTCGTCCTTGAGCCCGTGTTCGCGCTGGAACGCCTGCACCGCCTGACGCGTGCGCTCGCCGAAATCGCCGTCGGCGCTCAATGCCTTGCCTTCGCCGTCGCGATAGCCCAGGCGATTCAAACCTTCCTGCAAGGCGCGCACGTCCTGGCCGCGCTCGCCGGCGTGCATGACGCCGTCGTTGGGCTTGTGCTGTTCCGCGCCTGCCTGGTTCGCGCTGCGCGCGCCGGTGGTCTGGCGCTGGTTCCAGAACTCTTCCGGATTGAGGTTACGGCCTTGCGGATCCTTCATCTGGTAATGCACGTGCTGGGCGTACTGCGCCTCGCCGTTCGGGCCGCGCCCGCCCATCGTGCCGATCACCGCGCCGGCCTCGATGCGCTGGCCTTCGACCACCGACTGGCTCTGCGTGTGCAGCAATTGATGACGGTTGCCTTCGGCGTCGCGGATCGAAATCGTGCCGTAACGGCCACCGACGAATTCGACCGTGCCCGCGACCGGCGAATGGATCGAGGGATGCTCGAGATTGACCCCAGCCTGGCCGCCGACGTAATTGAAATCCGAACCGCCGTGCGGACCGCTTGCGCGATGCTCGCCGTAGTGGCCGGTGATGTGCGACGAACGCCCCTGCTGCGGCGGCAGAATCACGTTCATGATGTCCTGGTACGACATATCGATGTCCTCTCAGCTCAGAGCGAATCGTCGCGCTTGCGGTACAGCGTCCAGCACTCGCCCTTGCGGAAGAAGAATGACAGCTGGTAGTCGGTATCGGGCTTGACCAGCATCACTTGCTTGTCGCCGTTCAACTCGGTCTGGCTCAGGACCAGGCCATCGTTCTTCTGGGTCTGGCTGCTCGGCATGACCGGGAATTGCAGCGCATCGCCGTCGAGCATCGCGGTCACCTGCTTGGGCTCGGGATCGGCGTTGGGATCGACGCTGTCGCTCTGCAGCGGCCGCTGGGTGTGCGCCTTCTGCACTTCGACGTCGTCGGTGAAGGCCTTGAGGAAGGCATCGAAGTCCTGCGACGGGCAGGCGATCGCGGCTTTCGCCGGTGCCGCAGCCGGTGTCGTCGCCGAGGGGGCCGCAGCCTGTGTGGCCGGCGCCGCTTGCGAACTTTTGGACGCGACATCGCAACCGGCCAATGCCAGTGAGCCAAGCAACGCGGACAACAACAGCAACTGATTGCGCTTCATCATTTGAGCTTCCGTCGGATCATGAGTGGTTCGCCTTACCGGCCCAGGTCGGCCTTGAACGTTGCCTGGAAATCGATGCGCTGGTCCGGCGCGTCGAGCAGGAAGTACTGCCCCGCCACGATCAGCTGACCATCGTCCCAGCGCAGGTGCTGCGCGCCTTCGGCGACGACCGCCGAGTACGCGCCCTGCGCGCCCGGCACCGCCACATCGCCACCGCCGCGCACCGCGCCGTTGCCGGCGTCGAGCTCGACCACCCGCAACAAGGTCTGCGACAGCGACTGCTGCGGCTGGGTGTCCGACTGCAGCAGCACGTACAAGGCGTCGTCCTGGTGCAGGCAATGGGTCGCGCGGCTTTGGTACGTGTCCTTCGGCAATTCCAGCGTGCGCGTCCACACCGGCTTGCCCGAGGTCTGTTCGATGTAGACCACCGGCTTTTGGTTCATGCCGTCCTCGTCGACCGCCGCGCCGACCACGCACTGCCTGCCGTCGCCGATCGATTCGCTGGCATACGAGGAAAAACCCGCAGGAATGACCGTTTCGGTGGCCGCTCCGCTCGCGCTCGCAGCCGGCGCGGCCGGGCCCGCCGTAGTCGCGCCCGCCGCAGTCGGCGCCACCGGCGCGACGTCGCCGTGCGAGGACGAATCGCAGGCGACCAGCGCCAGCGATGCCATGCACACGGCCATCAGGGACATGCGGTGGTGCTTATTCATCGGAACAATTCATAACGGCAGCGAATCCAGGCCATCGATCATTAATAACCAAACAACATAAAACCTTTGCGACGCAGGTTGCGGAACCATCCCGATGTCCGGGATGACGCGCCCGCCGGATTGCCCGGCGGACGCGCCATCCCCAACCCGTGCCCGCGCGCCGGTCTCGACGCGCGGGACTTGACTCATGCCGCGATCAGACCAGCACCGGCTTGGCCGGCTGACGCTGTTCGGCGTCCTGCGCCGGCGCGGCCTGCGGCTTCTGCGCCGGCACGTCCTGCGCCAGCTGATGGGTCGAACGCTCCACCGGCTGGCTCACCGCGGTGGCCTTGTCGACCAGCGCGCGCTTGCTGGCCGGATCGCCCAGTTCGCCCTGCACCGCGAAATAGCCGGTGCCGCTGGCGTTCGGCACGACGTGGTTGATCTTGTCCAGACCGCCCAGGCGCGCTTCGTAGGTGATGCCCGCCGCGGCGCGCTGACGCTCTTCGGCGTTCTTCAGGCCGCTGTTGGCGCCGAGCTTTTCCAGACCCTTCAACGCGTCTTCGTACATGCCGTGATCGGGGTGCCTGGCATCCGACAGCAGCGGCGACTTCTGCGCGTTCTTGAGCGCTTCCAGGGTCTTCGGGCCGGCTTCGCCGTCGACGGTCAGGCCGTGCGCCTTCTGGAACGAACGCACCGACTCCTCGGTGTGCTTGCCGAAATCGCCGTCGGACTTGAGCGCATTGCCCTGCGCGTCGCGGTAGCCGAGCTTGTTCAACGACTCCTGCAACTCGCGCACCGCGGTGCCCTTCTCGTTGCGCTCGAGCACGCCGTCGGCGTTCGCCGCCGCGGCGGTGCGGGCCGGCGCCGGGTCCTTCTTGGCTTCGGTCTTGGCGGCCGGATCCTGGCTCTGGGCCTGCTGGTTGTCCTTGAGCAGCGAGCGCGATTCGGCCAGCGGATCGGTGGCGTACAGCTTGACGCCGTTGGCCTGCTTGCGGCTGAGGTAGGTGTCCAGCGACGACAGCTCCACGCCTTCGCCGCCGCGCGACTGGCTGATCATCAGTTCGTTGGTCTTGGGATCGCGCACCACCATGGTGATGTGGTCGATGCCCTTGAAACGGCCCTTGTCCCAGCTCTTCGGACCGTTGTCCTCGCCGATGATCATGCCTTCCTTGAGCACGTCGCGGGTCACCGCCTTGCCCTCGATCATCACGCCCGAACGCTGCTGCGCCTTGTCGACGATCATCGCCGCGCCGTCGTTGCCGAGATTGAACTTGTCTTCCTTGCCGAAGACTTCGCGGCCGGCCTTCTTGTTGATCTCGTTCATGGTCGCGTTCTGCATCGTCGCGACCCAGCCCGAGCAATCCACATAGCCCTGGTCGGGATGCTTGCCGTCGACGCCCGGGTACTTGCCGCTCATCGCGTACTTGACGTTGTCGTACTTGACGCTGAGGTCGTGCGCGGCGGTCAGCGAGATGCCGGCGCCGGTCTGGGCCTGAGTCTGCGTCTGAGCCGGGGCGGTCTGCGTCTGCGACGGCGCGGTCTGGGTCTGGGTCTGGGTCGGCGCGGTCTGGGTCGGCTGACGGTTATCGGTGATCGGCGCGATGCCCTTTTCCGGAATCGCCACGCGGTCGAACTTGGTGTCCCAGTACTGGGTGAACGTGGTCGCCATGTCGCGATCGGACATGCGCGAGAACTCGGAGTACTTGTGCCCGGTCACGCGCTCGAAATCGCGCGAGCTGACGTTGTTGAGGATGTTCGAACGGGTGTCGTCGCGCGAGAAATGACCGGTCGCGATCGCCGACTGGATCGAGCGATAGCCCGCGCCGCCCTGCTGATGCGCCATGTACATGTCCAGGCCATCGGGTTCGGGCTTGCCCGACAGGTACGGACGGCCGTCGCGCTCGTGGCGGTTGACCAGGGTGTTGCGGTTGTCCAGGTACAGGCGCGCGGCGGCGTCGGTGTTGGCGACCGCATCGAGCTCGCGGCCGCGGATGCCGTAGGCCTCGGCGGTCGACGGCACGAACTGGAACAGGCCCTTGGCGCCGGCCGCGCCGCGCGAAGCCTGTTCGTTGAAGCTGCCGCCGGTTTCGATGTAGGCGAAACGCATGAAGTCGTCGCGCGGGATGTGCCGCTCGGCCGCTTCGCGTTCGATGATGCCCAGGACTTCAGTGCGGGAATAGTCGCGTGCCATGTCTCAATCTCCTTATGAGTGCCGCTATGTCTTTGTGGGCCGCCGTGATCGGATCGGCCCGCCGGTGTGAATGTGGTTACTGCGCGCTGGGCTGATACTGGTTTTCGGTCGCCACGTAGCGGTACTCGAGCGCATCGGCCGGGCCGAGCGTGCGCACCTTGCCGGCCGCGACGATCCGGGTGCCGCTCATCGCGACATGGATCAACGGCAGGTCGTCGCCATGCGGTTCGAAACTCAGCGCGCCGAAGCTGCGCGCGCACGGCTGCTGGTCGTCGTCTTCGTCGCAGCTGGCGCCGTTGTCTTCGCCGGCGGCGACGCTGCCCAGATAGGTCCAGTGGGTCGTGTTGGGATCGGTCAGGTCGGCCGGATCGAACGCGAACAGGTCGTACGCGTCCACGCGCACGCCGCCGCTCAGCGACCAGGTCGGCACCGCGAGCACGAACTTGCCGTCCGGGGTGTTGTAGGTCTGCGGCTTGCGCTTGTCGTCGATCGCGTTGCCGCGCTCGAACGCGCCGAACTTGCCGATCGAGAATTCGGCCATCTCGAAGCCCCACGAACGCGCCGCGCCGGGCTGCGCCAACGAGAACGTCGCCTGGCTCAGGGTTACCTGCGTGTCCGGGGTCGGATCGGCGTCCTTTTCCGCGTCGTTGTATTTTTCCGGGGTTTCGGCGACGAAACCGGTGTAGTAGCCGGCGCCGTCGAGTTCGAAGGCATGGCCGAACCAGAACGTGGCCACGCTGCCGTTCTCGATCTCGTACGAGTCCGAGCCGTCGCCGGCGATGTCGTGGATGGCGTTGATCACTTCGCCCGGTGTCGGCGGCGTCGCGGCGGAAAGCAGTTTGGCGATTTCAGACATGAAGAACATCCTGTTTTATGCGGTTTTTTGAACACCGCACGCATGGGTTGGCGAGGCTTCGACCAGCTCGGCATATGCCGGGCGCATCGTGGTCGGAACAACTCAAAGCCAGGCACGACGTGGGCGAGCGGTGCGGGCATCCGACGACGCGTAAGCGGCGGCGATGAAACCCGATGGATTCAGGCGAAGGTCGGAACGACGGATTCGAACGGCTGACAGGCCACGCGACGACGCGAACGTCGACGCGGCACGATCGGCTGCGCGCAGGCAGCGGAGCGTTCCGCGCTACGTGCCGAGGACCTTGCCGGGCTTGGGCTCTTGCGAGGCCTGAGCCGGTTGCGGCGCGTCCTGCTTGGCCTGGAAGGTCGATTGTTCGATCGGCTGACTCGCCGCCTGCGCCGTATTGGCGTGGACGCGAAGATGGCCGGGATCGTTCAAGGCGCCCTGGACCGCGAACAAGCCGGTGCCGTTGGCGGTCGGGACCACGTGATCGATCCTGTTCAGACCGCTCACCTTGGCCTCGTACGTCAACGTGCCCGCGGCGCGCTCGAGGTCTTCGCGATTCTTGAACGCCTGCGGGCCGAGTTTTTCCAGCCCTTCGACCGCGCCCTTGAACATGCCGTGATCCGGGTGCGCCGGACTCGACAGCAGCGGCGTGCGCTCGGCCTGCTTCAACGCATCGAGCGTCTTCGGGCCGGCAATGCCGTCTTCCTTCAAGCCATGGGCCTTCTGGAACGCCTGCACCGCTTCCTTGGTGCGATCGCCAAAATCGGCGTCCGCGCTCAACGCACGTCCGTGCGCATCGCGGTAGCCGAGCTTGTTGAGGCCTTCCTGCAGCGCGCGCACGTCCTGTCCGCGTTCGCCATGCTTGATCACGCCGTCGGCGGCCGCATTGGTGCGGGCCGGCGTGGGTTTGGCGTCGTCCGGGGCCTGGTTGAGGCTTTTCGGATCGCGCGTCATGTACTGGTTCAGACCATCGCGGTTGCGCGTGATGTCGTGCAGATAGTCGTAATTGCTGGTGCCGTTGGCGTCGCGGATCGCGCGGCCGCCGGTGACGGCCGCCTTGGCGCCGCCGTAGCCGGCGATGTGGCGGGCCTTGAGGAAACCGGCCACGGTTTCGGCCTTGTCGTCCTCATGCAGCACGCCGTCCTTGATCGCCTGGCGATAGGACTTGTCGCTGTTGATCTTGAAGGCCTTGTCCTGCAGATCGCCGGAGGCCTTGTACTTGTCCAGGCTCAGGCCGTCTTTCCAGTTATGGGAATCCTGGAGAAAACGCGACATGCCGCCGCTGCTCGCCCACTTCCACTCCGCCCCGCGCACTTTCTCGGGGTCGAAGCCGTCGTGTTTCATCGCAGCGTCGAGCTTGTGCTTGTCGACATAGCCGGCATCGGACAGCCAACCGGCTCCCGCCTGGTAGCGTCCTACATAGCCTTGCTTGTTGGTGATGGCCAGATCACCGCCGTTGCTTTCGGTCATAACCGTGGAAGCAACCAATCGTCGGGTCATCGCGGCATCCAAGCCGGCGATATTGCCCTGGTCGTACTCGTTGGCAGTGGCCACTGCCTTCTCTCGTCGATCAGCCATGACGCTGTCCTCTTGGATTGACGAAGTTATTGGGTTGTGTGGGTCTTGGGAGACCGCGTACCGCACCGCTTAGGGTCTTATGACTCCTTGCACCGCATCGAGGCGATCTTCTGCGTCGGGCGACTGGTGGTGAATTCGAAGGTCGTGGTGCCGGGGCCTTGATTGCCGCCGTCGTCCACATAGCCTTCAGCATACACGATTTTTGTGTTTGTCAAACTCAGCTTGAAGAACTGGTTGGCCTGGGTGTTTTCGGCCGTGGTGCCGTAATCGAGCTCGCATTGGCCCGCGATCGGCTCGACCGTGGCGCCCGGCCCGAACTGGCGCTGCAGCACCTGCTGGTAGTCCTCGTTGGCGTAGAACTTGACCAAGGTCACGGAACGGACCTGGTCGGCGCTGCCGTTCAAGGTCACCCCGACCTCGCCTTCGTTGGCCTGCTTGGTGCCGGCCTCGGCGCCGACCTTTCCGTCGGGCACCTCGACCACGCCGAAGCCCGCGAGCAGCAGATTGCCGCTGCGGTAGCGCGCGTTGTCGGGCGAATTGGAATCGGGATTGTCCTGCGGCGCGGGATCGCGCCACTGCACGCCGGCGGCGTGATCGAACGTCGACCAGGCCGCACCGTCTTTCGCGAGAAGTAGATCCAGTACACCTTCCAGCGGACTCATCTGCTGCTTTCCTTGCTGATCTGCGGCTGCCGGAGCGGCGGGAGACGGGGCCGTAGCGGCCGAAGAAGGCGCCGCGGCCGCGTCCGGTGCCTTATCCGGAGCTCGGCTACAGCCTACCACCAGCGACGTGGCGAGCATCAAGGCGAAATGCGCTGAGTACTTCATGGGGTCCTCGTGTGCGGAGCTGACTGCGTTGCTCGTACCTCAATAGCATAGACGCACGCGGTAGCGCTGGGTGAGACCGAAGGGCTTGGGTGGCATGCACGAGGCGTGAAGACGAAGCGTCGTTCGCAGCGCGCCTCGTCGGGCCGGTTGTCGTGGCCAACGGGCAGATCTGGCAAGACCGCGTTGTACTCATGAGCGCGGTATGTCGCATAGCTCCAGGCTGACATCGTGACTGCGGTAGCGCGGTCGCGGCTCGCGCCGCTCCTACAAGAATCACCCACCGCCACGTTACTGCAACGCAGCGACTGTAGGAGCGGCGCAAGCCGCGACCGCGCCACTACGCCGACGTCGCCAATCCGATGATCCCGGCGCAACCAGCATCACTACGATGCGATGTTCCGCGCGACGAGTTGAAGCGGCATCGACCTTGGTTTTTCGCACTGGGCACGCAAAAAAACGGCGAGCAAGGCTGTTCGTCGTCTATTTTTACTTCCTGATGCAGTGCTCTCAGTTCGTCATTCCCGCGAACGCGGGCTCCGCGTTACTTCGGCGGAGCCGAATATCCAGTGCCTTTGACGCCCTCGCACGAAAGTCGCTGGATTCCCGCGTTCGCGGGAATGACGGGCCTGGGAGGCATCACGCGAACTTGAAACATCCAGCAGTCAGACCGACCATCGCTCCCTACCCCAACCGCCCACTACCGGCCGTCTCCTACCCCGGCCGCTCCCGCACCGGCCGCTTAGCCAACCGCCGCTGCAAGGTCCGCCGATCCACACCGAGCACCCGCGCCGCAGCCGAAACGTTGCCTCCGCATTCGGCCAGCACCCGCTGCATGTGCTCCCAGCCTTGGCGACGCAGCGAGGGCGGATCGCTCGGCGGCTCCGGCGGCGGCGTTTCCGGCGCCGATTCGAAGGCTTGGGTGAGCGCGTCGATGTCGAACGGCTTGGGCAGATAATTCCAGGCGCCGCGACGCATCGCATCGACCGCGGTGGCGATGCTCGCGTAACCGGTCGCGAGCACGATCCGCGCCTGCGGACGGCGCGCGAGCAGATCCCGGATCAGCAGCAGTCCATTATCGGCGCCGAGCTTGAGGTCCAGCACGATGCCCTCGGCGGCGAAATCCTCCAGCGCCGCCAGGGCGCTGGCCGCGTCGTGGCGCGCCTGCACGCTGATGCCGCGCCGCTGCAACAAACGCGCCAGCACCTGGCAGAACGCCAGATCGTCGTCGATCAGCAGCATCTTGCCGGGCAGGCTCATGCCGGCAGTTCCACCAGCGGCAGATCGACCTCGGTCACGCAGCCGCCGCCTTCGCGTTCGACCTGGCGCATCCGGCCGCGGTTGCGTTCGATGCTGGCCTTGGAAATCATCAGGCCGATACCGAGCCCGGGGCCCTCACGCTCGCGCCGCGGCAACGCGGTGATGCGCGCCGGGCCCGCGCCGCGGTCGAGAATCGACACGATCAGCCAACCGTCGCGGACTTCAGTCGCGACTTCGACCGGTCCGTCGTGGCCGCGCCCGGCATTGGCGTCGGCGGCGTTGTTGATCAGATTGATCAGCGCCTGCGGCAAAGCGGCATCGACGCGGACCGCGCGATCGGCCGCGGCCGGCGTGAAGATCGCGCTGGCATTGGGCCGCAGCAGACGCCAGCGATCCACGCAGGCATGCACGAAGTCGTCGGCGGCTTCCACCGTGGCTTCGCCGGCCGCGCCGCGTCGCGCCATGTCGGCCAGGGCGCGCACGTGATCGCGGCAATGGGTCAGTTGCGAACGCAGCAGTTCGATGTCCTCGCGAGAGGGCGTCTGTTCGCTGCCGATCCAGTCGTCGACCAGCAGGCTCATCGTCGCCAGCGGCGTATTGAGTTCATGCGCGGTGCCGGCCGCGAGCGAGCCCAGCGCCGACAGCGATTCGTCGCGGATCGCGCGTTCGCGCGCTTCCGACAAGCGCCTGCGCTGATCGCGCACGATGGTCATGAACCGGCTCAGCACCACCACCATGATCCCGGCCGAAAGCAGGAAATTGACCCACATCCCGGTCACGTGCAGTTGGAAATCGCTGCCGTGCACATGCGGCAACGCGATGTGATGCCGCAGCAGCCAGGTGTACAAGGCCGCGGTCAGCACGGTCAGGCCGAGCATCGGCGCGATCTCCAGGCCGATCGCCGCGACCGCCACCGGCAGCAGGTACAGCGAGACGAACGGATTGGCCGGTCCGCCGGA
This genomic interval carries:
- a CDS encoding XVIPCD domain-containing protein, with amino-acid sequence MNANPPDQHLGIGTGASSQTLDDMRRGEQRNLLSSPSHPQHDLFSTTRVCLDKQEMARQYSSGERDNLAAALALEAARGHHGVDHVVFSKDGARAFAVEGDPDSPSRRMSYVDAHQAASQSMQRSSEQFAQLNREQDLLERQREHEQRQGGTQAQQQGERNEREQSAPARSLFKDKD
- a CDS encoding XVIPCD domain-containing protein; its protein translation is MNVILPPQQGRSSHITGHYGEHRASGPHGGSDFNYVGGQAGVNLEHPSIHSPVAGTVEFVGGRYGTISIRDAEGNRHQLLHTQSQSVVEGQRIEAGAVIGTMGGRGPNGEAQYAQHVHYQMKDPQGRNLNPEEFWNQRQTTGARSANQAGAEQHKPNDGVMHAGERGQDVRALQEGLNRLGYRDGEGKALSADGDFGERTRQAVQAFQREHGLKDDGVAGPKTLDAMKHATPRQDDQGKLLSSPSHPDHAMYKQAVDGLEKLGPRAGFRDHAQLERAAGTLTYEARMSGMNRIDHVVPSVNGSGLFAVQGGLNDPAHQRVFADKDQAMSQSIEQSSQKLQQDAPKLAQAQQQQQEQQQAQQQASPKMSLI
- a CDS encoding XVIPCD domain-containing protein — its product is MARDYSRTEVLGIIEREAAERHIPRDDFMRFAYIETGGSFNEQASRGAAGAKGLFQFVPSTAEAYGIRGRELDAVANTDAAARLYLDNRNTLVNRHERDGRPYLSGKPEPDGLDMYMAHQQGGAGYRSIQSAIATGHFSRDDTRSNILNNVSSRDFERVTGHKYSEFSRMSDRDMATTFTQYWDTKFDRVAIPEKGIAPITDNRQPTQTAPTQTQTQTAPSQTQTAPAQTQTQAQTGAGISLTAAHDLSVKYDNVKYAMSGKYPGVDGKHPDQGYVDCSGWVATMQNATMNEINKKAGREVFGKEDKFNLGNDGAAMIVDKAQQRSGVMIEGKAVTRDVLKEGMIIGEDNGPKSWDKGRFKGIDHITMVVRDPKTNELMISQSRGGEGVELSSLDTYLSRKQANGVKLYATDPLAESRSLLKDNQQAQSQDPAAKTEAKKDPAPARTAAAANADGVLERNEKGTAVRELQESLNKLGYRDAQGNALKSDGDFGKHTEESVRSFQKAHGLTVDGEAGPKTLEALKNAQKSPLLSDARHPDHGMYEDALKGLEKLGANSGLKNAEERQRAAAGITYEARLGGLDKINHVVPNASGTGYFAVQGELGDPASKRALVDKATAVSQPVERSTHQLAQDVPAQKPQAAPAQDAEQRQPAKPVLV
- a CDS encoding peptidoglycan-binding domain-containing protein, whose protein sequence is MADRREKAVATANEYDQGNIAGLDAAMTRRLVASTVMTESNGGDLAITNKQGYVGRYQAGAGWLSDAGYVDKHKLDAAMKHDGFDPEKVRGAEWKWASSGGMSRFLQDSHNWKDGLSLDKYKASGDLQDKAFKINSDKSYRQAIKDGVLHEDDKAETVAGFLKARHIAGYGGAKAAVTGGRAIRDANGTSNYDYLHDITRNRDGLNQYMTRDPKSLNQAPDDAKPTPARTNAAADGVIKHGERGQDVRALQEGLNKLGYRDAHGRALSADADFGDRTKEAVQAFQKAHGLKEDGIAGPKTLDALKQAERTPLLSSPAHPDHGMFKGAVEGLEKLGPQAFKNREDLERAAGTLTYEAKVSGLNRIDHVVPTANGTGLFAVQGALNDPGHLRVHANTAQAASQPIEQSTFQAKQDAPQPAQASQEPKPGKVLGT
- a CDS encoding response regulator transcription factor, with the translated sequence MSLPGKMLLIDDDLAFCQVLARLLQRRGISVQARHDAASALAALEDFAAEGIVLDLKLGADNGLLLIRDLLARRPQARIVLATGYASIATAVDAMRRGAWNYLPKPFDIDALTQAFESAPETPPPEPPSDPPSLRRQGWEHMQRVLAECGGNVSAAARVLGVDRRTLQRRLAKRPVRERPG
- a CDS encoding ATP-binding protein yields the protein MLQLLIYLRYLLVAGQMLTVVFVVERLNLPVPVRPLLAISGALLAFNLVSHLWWLRHRDSGTRTLVLQLLVDLLALTALLYYSGGPANPFVSLYLLPVAVAAIGLEIAPMLGLTVLTAALYTWLLRHHIALPHVHGSDFQLHVTGMWVNFLLSAGIMVVVLSRFMTIVRDQRRRLSEARERAIRDESLSALGSLAAGTAHELNTPLATMSLLVDDWIGSEQTPSREDIELLRSQLTHCRDHVRALADMARRGAAGEATVEAADDFVHACVDRWRLLRPNASAIFTPAAADRAVRVDAALPQALINLINNAADANAGRGHDGPVEVATEVRDGWLIVSILDRGAGPARITALPRREREGPGLGIGLMISKASIERNRGRMRQVEREGGGCVTEVDLPLVELPA